Sequence from the uncultured Draconibacterium sp. genome:
AACCATCGTGCATCGCTTTTTCGCTAACGCTAAACAATTTTACCGGTAAGTTGCGAATGCCTGCATTGGCTACCGTCAGATAACTTTCTTTATCGTTTTTTACATGCTGCAGCTGACTTTCGGAAACCGACACCACAGCTTCAAGATGCGAATTGTCGATAATTGAAACGATGGGTGTTCCGGCACCAACTGTTTGAAAATTCTCTACAAACTTTTCGTAGATATACCCTGAAAAAGGTGCTTTCAGCTCGGTGTCGCGCAATTGGTTTTGTGCATTTTCGTAAGCTGTTTTTGTCATCAGGTACCCCGACTTGATCTTTTCAAAAGTGTTTTCCGGGATTTTGTTTTGCTCAATCAATTGTTTGTAACGCTGGTACTCACTTTCGGTCTGCTCAAACTGAGCTTTTGTGGTTTCCAGCTGCAATTTGTAATCGCGCTTGTCGATCTCGGCAATAACCTGGCCTTGTTTTACATAATCACCTTGTTTTACATTTAGTTTTAATAACGGGCCGCCAACACGAAAAGAAAGTGAGGTAAGGCTTTTCTCCTTTATCTTTCCGTTTAATGTAATCGAATTCTGTGTTACCCCATCGGTAACGGTTTCGATCTTTACATTTTTAATTGTTTCGGCCACAGTCTCTTCTCCGGTGCTGCTTTTGCACCCGGTAAAAGCAACCACGGCAGCTGCTAATACGAACACAATGTTTTTGAATTTCATATGATGTTTTTTGTTTTATAACCTTATCGCGCAACAAAATTAATTTGGCTGATTTTTAAAGGCTTATATTTTTGTCCCGACTGACAAAATGCCTCCCTGAAATGCACTTAAACCGGTTCCACACTTGTGATGCGTTCTCTAAGGTGCTTCATGTACTTGTTCAACTGCAACTGAACACTTGAAATGGTTGATTGGGTGTAATTTTGTGATTTCTGGATGTTGTTCTGCACACGCTTTATCATCAGGTCGAAATTGGAGATCATTGCATTGGCAATTTCTTTATCGCCCTCGTGCCTCTCCTTTACTTTTCGACTGTCCGATTTACGCACTGCCCACTCCAGATCGTTTAGCGCCTGATAGCTAACCCTTTTACCCAAAGCCTGGTAATAAATGGTAAAAAATGCATCAACCCCAAAAAAGATTTCTTTTACGTCTTTTAAAATGGGAAGTAAATCGGCTCGCAGCATGGCTTTTTCGCCCATGGCCGTTTCATACGGATCGGCACCATAATTAATGGTAAAACTGGCGGGATTGCCAATAACCATGTCAGCCTCTTGATTTTGAATCGGGGCTAACATGGCTAAGAAATGATCTTTTCGTAAATGAACCAGGTTGGCATTGATGAACAGCACAATTTCGTTGCTGGCAAACTCAACGCCACAGGCCATTGCGTAACTCTTTCCATGGTTTTCAGGCAGCTTTAAATACTCGAAGTGATAATGAGGAACCAGGGTTTTCAGCACATTCTCGGTTCCGTCTGTCGACCCGTCGTCAACCACAATCACCTCGGCTTCAGGGTTGTGTTTGCAACACGAAGCAACCACATTAAAAATGGTTTCCGCTTCGTTGTAGGTACAAACAATAATGCTTGTTTTCATTTGTTTCTGTTTTCAGAAGCGAATATAAACCGCAATGGGGAGCTTCTGCGAAAGGAAATTCGTGAAATGCTAAAACTAAGGTCTGGAATGAAAACAACTTAGTTTTCAGCTTTATATACTTCGTAGATTTTTATGGAGTTTTTCTTGCCAAAAAACTTGATCAGGTCAACGTATTCAATTTTATATGCTTTGGTGTTTTTTATCAGTTTTACCGCAAATTCGCTGGTTACCAATATCTTTTTCTTGTAGCGTTTACACTGTTTTTGAATGCGCGCTGCAGTGTTTAACACATCGCCGTGAAAAGCCAGCTCGCGTTTGATCTCGCCCACTTCAGCCGCCATTACTTTCCCAACGTTTAACGATGCGGTAAAAACAGGCATCATTCCGTATTGTTTCTCAAAATACCCGCGGCGTTTACGCAACGCTTTTTCGTACAGGTAATAAAAATCAACCGCACTTTTATACGCCGACTCCCGTTTGGTAGTCCACGAAACCACCACCTCGTCGCCAACAAACTGATAAACACGCCCACGGGTCGCCAACAACGAATTGGAGACACATTTAAAACAATCCTGGATAAAATAGCTGTATTTTTTGTGCCCCAGTCTTTCGGCTACTGCAGTAGACGACTGCAAATCGAGAAACATAAAGATCAACTCCTCTTCGCGGGGTTTCTGGTAGTATCCCATCATAATTTTCCCGAGCGGCGCATAACCGACCTGCTGCAAAAGTGTGTTGATCAATTGATAAACATAACCTCCAACAAACAATACTATAAGAAAAAAGAGAATGGTTGAGTTAAATAAAAACCGTGGCAAATGAGATACTGACTCGATAAAACTCAGATCTTCGGATACACTGTAATGCACAATTCCCAACAGGATACTTATGATTAAAAAGATAAAGATGTCGAGAAAAACAACCCCGACTGCCAGCTTGCGCATTTTGAAGTTTCTAACCAGGTTCGGGTAAACCATATTAAGCGTAAACCAACTTAATGTGGCAAAGAGCGAAATCACTGCCGATGACCACAAAATCTCATCAACCAAAAAGCTCATTCCTTTTGATAACATATCGCCCATATGGTCGTCGCGGGCACCCAGCATGCGCATAAAAATGGCAAAACGGATGACCACATTCCAGTAAATTAAAGTAAAAATCAACAGTTGAAACTGATGCCGGCGTACCGAGCCTTTATATGTTCTTTCCAATTTTGGCATTAAGCAGTATTTACATGATTTTTGAGAGATACTGCACTAAAAATGTAAGCACTGCCACCACAAAACTCACCATAAAAACGCGGTAGGAATACCTCAACAGTTTATATTTTTTAGCCAACACTTTTCCCAGGTTATATTGGTCTTTGGTTAGTGTTCCGTACAAATAATCGTAATCGCTCATCATTTCTTTTACGCCCTTCTGATATTTCTCGTAAGGCATATTTACAAAGTTGCCAAAAAACAACAGGTTAAGTTTTCGCTTTTTCAGATCTTCATCGTTGTAGTGCCCCGTTCCATACTTTGGAATAACCGAAAGAATGGCAAATACCAGCGATATTAAACAGCCTACAATCAATATTATTCCGGGTATAAGAAAGTTATGCTCGCTGGTGCGCAAAGTCAGGGCACTTGTACTCATCAGCACCGAAACCAGCACAGCGTTAATCGTCAGCATAATATTGGCTTTATTATCGGCTATCGAGCTCAAATTGATTTGGTTGCGGGCAGTAAGCCGGAACATGGTTTCGATTCCACGCGCCGTACTTTTTTGGGTGTGTTGTGGCAAATCCGGAGTTTTGTCGGCAGACAACTTTTGGATGCGTTTTTCTACTTTCCTGATATTCTTTAACCGAACCGGCTCGAAGGTATTTTTGGCGTAGTCGGTATGAAAATTTATACCCAGAATAAAATCAAGGGTTTGTTTCCAGTATTCCAGTTTCGAGCATTCGCGTTCAACAAAATTGCACATCTCTTTTCGCAGCAAATTCGAGATTTCCATAAAATTCTCCATTCCTGCGTGTGCATGATCGGCGTCGCCAATAATTTCTTCAAGCAATGAGTTTTTGGGCGCTCCCATTTTTGTTGCCTCAATGCACTTTTCCACTTCAACAATAAACGCCTCATCCATGCCTTTTTCAGCAAGAAATTGTCGGGCAATTTTACAACCTTCAGCCTCGTGGTCTTTTAACGAAACCGCATGACCAATATCGTGAAACCAGGCTGCCACCACTACAATGTCTTTGTCTCTTTCGCTCAAACCTTCAGCATCGGCAATGGTTTCCGACACCTTTGCAACCAGCCGGGTATGCTCAATAGAATGGTAATTCAACAAAGCCGAAACTTTCTCTTCGTAATATCTGGTAGCAAATTCCTTAACCTCTTCAACAATTTTCATTCGTTACAATTTTTTTTTTGATTCCTGAAAATGCAGAACCCGCCACGCGGCAAACAGTGGCTCTTAACTAACTTTACTGAAGTTAAAAATAACTACTTTTGAATCAAAGTAAACAAGAATACGGGAACTTTTATTTATTAAACTATTTCTTAGCCAACATAATTGTTCGATATTGCAACTATCGACTAATCTGTTTATTGCAAAATACTAACAACCTTGTTCTGATGAAAAAAGACCAGATAAAAATTAGCTTCGTTTTATTTGTACTTATTGCAAGTTGTTACTCTTCTGTTTTTGCGCAAGACAACATAAATTACAGTGTATTTTTGGCCGGAAATACAAGCCCCGAGGAAGCTGTTGATCTCAATGATTTTATTACTGAATTAACAAATATCCCACAGCCACATGCGTTTGTTTACCTCGGGAATTACTCCGCTTACAGTACTCATGATGATGAAAGTGAGTTTAGTTTTTACCCGCAAATAAAAAATAAGAATACGCCATTACTTTTTACAAACGGAATTAAGGAGTGGCACAACGGGAAAAAACAAACAAAAAGGGTAGGCAAAGCCATTCGCAACTATTTCCCCGACAACGAAGTGTACACAAATGATTGGGGTTGCCCCGGCCCAACCGAAGTTGAGCTAAACGAGCAACTAACCGTGATTCTGGTTGACACCTACTGGTGGCTTACTGCGCTCGACACGCGCTATGGGAAATGTGGGATCGAAAAAGACGAGGATGTTTTTATCTGGTTGCAGGATGCGCTGCGCAGAAATAAGAACAAAACGGTTATCGTTGCGGGATTTCACCCGATAGAATCGCTTGGCCCGCACGGTGGTAATTTTTCAACGGCCGCAAGCATTTTAGGATTTCCGTATGTCCTTTACAAAAATACGCTTGGCGGTAGAAGCGATTTGGTTCACCCTGATTACAGGAACCTGCGCCAGCAACTGCATGCTGTTTTTCACGAATTCCCGAATGTAATTTATGCATCGGCACTCGAAAACAGTTTGCAGTACATTAAAACCGACAATATTCACCAGGTGATCAGCGGTTCGTTGGTTAAACAATCCTATACCAACGGCAATAAAGCAGATTTTGCAAGCAGCAGTGCCGGTATCTCACGCATCGATATTTATGAAAACGGTGATGTTACACTCAACTTTTTTACGCTTGAAAATGGTACACAAGCACCGGTTTTTAGCCGCTTGTTATACACTCTGACAACAGAAAAAGAGGAAGACCTCACTGCAAAACGACAGGAACTTTTTAAAGACTCCACACACACTACTTTCGCCAGCCTTCAATATCAGGCTACAAAAAGTTACGAGAAATGGATGGGCACTAACTACCGCCAGGTATGGGAAACGCCTGTTGAAGCCCGTGTTTTTGATATCAGCAAAGAAAAAGGCGGACTTTCTGTATTAAAACGGGGAGGCGGTCAGCAAACCAAATCGCTTCGTATGGAAACGGATGAAGGCCATCAATATGTACTGCGTTCGCTGGAAAAATTTGCTGAAGGTGCACTCCCCAACGAAATGAAGCCAACTTTCGCTAAAGACATTGTGCAGGATCAGATTTCAGCCTCGAATCCCTACTCGGCAATGCCGGCAGCTGTTTTAGCCGAACATGCAGGCGTTTTTCACACCAACCCCGAAGTGGTTTATGTGCCGCAGGATCCACTTCTAAAACAGTACAAAGAAGACATGAAAAGCGGCTTGTTTTTGTTTGAAGAACGACCGGCAAACGACAGAAGTGATTTAGCAAGTTTTGGCTATTCGAAAGACATTGTCGGCACCGACGATGTGCTTGAAAAAATTATAGAAAGTGAAGACTACCAGGTAGATCAAAAAGCCGTGTTGCGTGCCCGTTTGCTCGACATTTTTATTAACGACTGGGACCGTCACGATGACCAGTGGCGTTGGGCTTCGTTTGAAGAAGGCAGTAAAACCATTTACAAACCCATTCCACGTGACCGCGATCAAACGTTTTTTGTAAACCAGGGAATTTTACCCGGAATTGCATCGCTGCCCTTTATTTTGCCTAAGCTTCAGAACTTTCAGCCACGTACAAAAAATGTGGTTGGACTGGGATTTAACGCTCGTTATTTCGACCGTACTTTCCTGAATCATATGGAGTGGGAAGACTGGCAGGAAGCCAACACCGAACTGATGAACCGAATGACACCGGAAGCAATAAACGAAGCTATGGCAACTTTTCCTGAGGAGGTGCAGCCATTGGTTGCCGATTCTACCGCAAAAATTCTGCTCGAACGAAAAAAATACATGGAGGAGATGGCGCAAGAACTTTATCTCTACCTGGCTAAACGTATAAATATTCCGGGCACCGACAGGAAAGACCTTTTCGAAATTAAACGTAAAAACGACAACGAAACGGAAATACGCGTTTATCACATAAAAAAAGACGACAGCAAAGGCAAACTTATTTATCAGCGTACGATTAAAACCAACGAAACCCACGAAGTAGTTTGCTACGGACTTGACGACGAGGATCGTTTTGAGATCAGTGGAGAGGTAAAAAAAGGTCCCATCATAAGGATTGTTGGAGGGCAGGATAAGGATGTGGTGGTGAACAACTCAAAAGTAGGCGGTATTAGAACGAAAACGCTGGTTTACGACCTGCTAAAAAGTACCGAAATTGAAGGAAGCGGCACAACGAATGCCAAACTCACCAACAACAAAATTATTCATGAATACGACCGGAAATATTTTAAACGCGATGTGGGAATGCCGCTTGCCAGCGGAGGTTACAATGCCGACGATGGTGTTTATATTGGCTATGGCCGGTCGTGGTATAAACAGCGTTTCCGGCGCGACACCAAAACATCTCTTCTGGGCGAGTATTCCATCGAAAATTCATCATTTAATATCAATGCGCAATACGAATCGCTGTCGACAAACAATGGTTTGGATGCTATTTTTGGCGTGGATGCAAGCACCGAAAATTATACCACTAACTTTTTTGGTTTCGGGAACAACTCTAACTACAAAAACAGCGGCTACGACGATGATTACTATAAAGTAAAACAACGACGAATAGTGGCTCAGCTGGCTGTTCAAAAACGATTTGGCGAGTCGGTTTGGGCGCGCTACGACGAGGATGAAGAACATAAAGACCACCCGATAAACGAGCACAAATTAGGACTAACGGCACAGTGGCAACTAAACGACACCAAAGAAGAGGAATATAAATTTATTACCAACTTTGATGAAAATGGTCTTTCTCCTGAAAATCTGGCCCAGATACATTATGCTGTTTTGGGCGGTTATTATGGTTATCAAAACCTGAACAAAGATTTCAGGCCAACACGTGGTTTTGTTGTAGATGCATCGGTCAATCACTATCTGAATTTGAAGGGAGAAGAGCCCGATTTCACCAAGATTAGCGGGTCGGCTGCTACCTTACTGAGTTTTACCAAATATCCGCGCACTGTTTTTGCGTTCCGGGTTGGTGGCGAAAAAATATTTGGTGATTACTTTTTTCACGACGCCGCAATTTTAGATGGTAAAACAAATCTTCGCGGATACCGAAAAACCCGGTTTTACGGCGATGCAAGCGCCTATTTTAACTCTGAGCTGCGTTTTAAAGTCATCGATTTTAAAAACTACCTGCTTACCGGCGAACTGGGTGTACTTTTATTCGACGATGTTGGCCGCGTGTGGTTTGATGGCGAAGAATCCTCGAAATGGCACAACGGTTATGGCGGAGGAATCTGGTTGTCGCCGTTTAAAATGGCCATTGTAACGGCCACTCTAAACAAAAGCCATGAAGAAACGTTGGTTCAATTTAACTTTAGCTTTTTATTTTGAAGACACTTTCTCAATTCATAATCGTTCTGGTAATCCTTTTATGTGTGCAACATTTGGCTGCACAAGAAGTGATTTTGATTCGGCATGCTTCAGTAAAACTGGAACGACATGGCTGGATGGGTGCAAAAAAAGCTTCAAAAATGCGCGCTGCATACGACACTGCCCCGATAAGTCAGTTCGATCCGGATACCGTATTAAGCAAAATCCCAAAACGAATTACCGACACCGTTTACGTTAGTGGCCTGTCGCGTTCAATCGCAACGGGATTAAAACTTTTTGGCGATTCGGCAACAATTGTGTCTTTGCAGGAACTCAACGAATTTGAAATGCACATGGTTTGGCTCCCCCTGTATTTGCCCTTTAACGCATGGACTTCCATATCGAGGACATCGTGGCTAATGGGGCTGGAAAAACCGGGAACAGAATCGTTTCAGGAAGCCCGTGAGCGTGTAGATGATGTTTGTTCTTTTATTGAAAGAAAGGCGGAACAAAATAAACAGGTAATTATGGTAACACATGGTTTTATAAACCGGAACATTTCCAAAGAACTGGAAAAACGCGGGTGGCGGGTAGTACAAAACAACGGCAAAAAAAACCTGGGAGCCACCGTTTTAAGAAAATAATTGAATCAATTGTACGTTAATAGGCTTGTGAAATATTTTTTAGCATTCATACTCATTTTTATTTCGATGGCAGGATTTGCGCAGGACACCATTTCGCGCGAAGATTGGACGCCCTATTTTGAAAACAATTTGCCTACACGTTTTTTGTATTTAAAAATGGAAGGCCCTTTTCAATACAATATTTCATCCACATCGGAGCTGCCTGAAATAGGCGACGGATCGGCAGAAATTACAGGTAACAGGACGGTTACTGCGCGTTTAAAATTCCCCATTCTGAATAAACAACGGGTAAAACTAACCGGAGGATTCCGCTATGTAAACGAGCAGTTTTATTTTGAAGATATAAAACCCGGCGACTACCCCATGTACGTGGGACTTAATGACAGAGGCTTGCGGCGTCTGGGGCTTGATATGAAAGGGATGTTTCATTTGTACGATAATCACTCTCTTGTGGTGCAAACCGACTGGAGTCTGGCGGGTGATTTTCATATTCACAACAACAAATACTTTTCTTTTGGCGACTTGCTAAAATCCTCACTGGCTGTTGGTTATGCCACCAGAAAAGACCTAAACACCTATTATGCATTTGGGGCCTATTTTGGGTACACTTTTGGAGATCCTGCAATTTACCCGGTTTTTAACTACTCAAAACGATTTGCGAATGGAATTGGTTTGGATTTACTTTTGCCGCAGGGTTTTAAAGCCTGGAAACAGATCACTAATAGATTTTATGTAATTTGCGATGCGGAGATTTCGGGAACCAGTTACACCGTACGCGTTGACGATACCATATTAAATGAAGCCGAAAGTATTCAGCTACGCCAATCCACCATTGATGCCACGGTTGGAGTTATTATGCAAGTAAATAAATGGGTTGGATTTGAAGCCAAATTTGGCTATTCGAACAATATCAATTTCAATGTTTCCGAATCGAACTTTAAACCGGGAAGCACTTTACCCCGGCCGGACACTGACTACCTTATTAAATCAACAGTTTCGGGAGCTCCTTATGCCAGCCTTTCACTGTTTTTGTCGGTTCCGAAAGATTTAATGGAACGCTGTATTGAATAAACTTTCGCCGGCTTTTAAAAAGATTCATCCAATTTCCTGACAGCATCTTCCATTACTTTTAGGGCAGAATCGCCAATTTCAGCAGCACCATCAATTATTTTGTCCAAATCCTCGTCAAAGTCTTCATCAATGTATTGCTGTATTTTATCGCCAATTTTATTTACGTCGTCTTTAAACAAGTCGTGTAGCATATCGCCAACACTCTCTTTATTTTTCAGCGCGTAGTATTTAATGATCAGTCCCTTAATTTTTATCTGATCTTCAACCGTAAAATCGTCGCGGTATTCGAGGTACCACTCCGAGTTGTACTTTTCAAATTTCTCATCGGCCCACTCCCAGTCCTTCCGTCCATATTTTTTATGGTTATTATCTACCCGCTCAACAAAACGTTCAAACCTGTCGAGATAATCTTCCTTCGTTGTTGGAGTAGAACATGCAAGCAACCAAACCAAACAACACACTATCAAATATTTTGAATACTTCATTTCGAATTCCTGTTTCAGCTAATTATGGTTTCCAGGGCCATTTTACACAATCTTTAATTTCGGGAAACAGCACATAGTCAGCTCTTCCTTTCATGGCGCAGGTTTTTACATGTAAACCTTTTAACTGTTCAAGTGCAGCCTCCATGGTTTTACCCGACACCGATACATCATCGACCAATAAAATACGTTTCCCTTCCAAATCCCAGTTGGCTTTTTCCAATACTTTGGGCTCGTTGTAGCGTGGATTATTTTCGTCATCGCGGTAATTCAGTGTCATCACCAACAGTTCAGCATCAAGATGATATGCCACCATCGTTGCCGCCGGAACACCGCCTGTGCCAATGCCAATTACCACATCAATTTGGGGAAACTCAATTATTTTAAGTCGTTCTGTTATTTCTTTAAACGATAATGGTACCATCTTTCTTTGTTTTCTAATTTTTCAATGTTTCCTCGTACACCGGTATTTCAAGAAAGAACGTTGTGCCTTTTCCCATCTCGGTTTCGAACCAGATTCTGCCGGCAAAATTTTCAACGATATTCTTTACAATCGAAAG
This genomic interval carries:
- a CDS encoding efflux RND transporter periplasmic adaptor subunit, which produces MKFKNIVFVLAAAVVAFTGCKSSTGEETVAETIKNVKIETVTDGVTQNSITLNGKIKEKSLTSLSFRVGGPLLKLNVKQGDYVKQGQVIAEIDKRDYKLQLETTKAQFEQTESEYQRYKQLIEQNKIPENTFEKIKSGYLMTKTAYENAQNQLRDTELKAPFSGYIYEKFVENFQTVGAGTPIVSIIDNSHLEAVVSVSESQLQHVKNDKESYLTVANAGIRNLPVKLFSVSEKAMHDGLYEVKFSFGNKNNLKVAPGMTAEVTVYNTAKQNQLSIAASAIFHEKTSTYVWVFNPSTSKVEKREVKIALDGSQGRVNIVSGVNNGEQIVTAGVHYLVEGQKVQAIKTPSVTNIGGLL
- a CDS encoding glycosyltransferase family 2 protein yields the protein MKTSIIVCTYNEAETIFNVVASCCKHNPEAEVIVVDDGSTDGTENVLKTLVPHYHFEYLKLPENHGKSYAMACGVEFASNEIVLFINANLVHLRKDHFLAMLAPIQNQEADMVIGNPASFTINYGADPYETAMGEKAMLRADLLPILKDVKEIFFGVDAFFTIYYQALGKRVSYQALNDLEWAVRKSDSRKVKERHEGDKEIANAMISNFDLMIKRVQNNIQKSQNYTQSTISSVQLQLNKYMKHLRERITSVEPV
- a CDS encoding adenylate/guanylate cyclase domain-containing protein — translated: MPKLERTYKGSVRRHQFQLLIFTLIYWNVVIRFAIFMRMLGARDDHMGDMLSKGMSFLVDEILWSSAVISLFATLSWFTLNMVYPNLVRNFKMRKLAVGVVFLDIFIFLIISILLGIVHYSVSEDLSFIESVSHLPRFLFNSTILFFLIVLFVGGYVYQLINTLLQQVGYAPLGKIMMGYYQKPREEELIFMFLDLQSSTAVAERLGHKKYSYFIQDCFKCVSNSLLATRGRVYQFVGDEVVVSWTTKRESAYKSAVDFYYLYEKALRKRRGYFEKQYGMMPVFTASLNVGKVMAAEVGEIKRELAFHGDVLNTAARIQKQCKRYKKKILVTSEFAVKLIKNTKAYKIEYVDLIKFFGKKNSIKIYEVYKAEN
- a CDS encoding Pycsar system effector family protein, which gives rise to MKIVEEVKEFATRYYEEKVSALLNYHSIEHTRLVAKVSETIADAEGLSERDKDIVVVAAWFHDIGHAVSLKDHEAEGCKIARQFLAEKGMDEAFIVEVEKCIEATKMGAPKNSLLEEIIGDADHAHAGMENFMEISNLLRKEMCNFVERECSKLEYWKQTLDFILGINFHTDYAKNTFEPVRLKNIRKVEKRIQKLSADKTPDLPQHTQKSTARGIETMFRLTARNQINLSSIADNKANIMLTINAVLVSVLMSTSALTLRTSEHNFLIPGIILIVGCLISLVFAILSVIPKYGTGHYNDEDLKKRKLNLLFFGNFVNMPYEKYQKGVKEMMSDYDYLYGTLTKDQYNLGKVLAKKYKLLRYSYRVFMVSFVVAVLTFLVQYLSKIM
- a CDS encoding BamA/TamA family outer membrane protein; its protein translation is MKKDQIKISFVLFVLIASCYSSVFAQDNINYSVFLAGNTSPEEAVDLNDFITELTNIPQPHAFVYLGNYSAYSTHDDESEFSFYPQIKNKNTPLLFTNGIKEWHNGKKQTKRVGKAIRNYFPDNEVYTNDWGCPGPTEVELNEQLTVILVDTYWWLTALDTRYGKCGIEKDEDVFIWLQDALRRNKNKTVIVAGFHPIESLGPHGGNFSTAASILGFPYVLYKNTLGGRSDLVHPDYRNLRQQLHAVFHEFPNVIYASALENSLQYIKTDNIHQVISGSLVKQSYTNGNKADFASSSAGISRIDIYENGDVTLNFFTLENGTQAPVFSRLLYTLTTEKEEDLTAKRQELFKDSTHTTFASLQYQATKSYEKWMGTNYRQVWETPVEARVFDISKEKGGLSVLKRGGGQQTKSLRMETDEGHQYVLRSLEKFAEGALPNEMKPTFAKDIVQDQISASNPYSAMPAAVLAEHAGVFHTNPEVVYVPQDPLLKQYKEDMKSGLFLFEERPANDRSDLASFGYSKDIVGTDDVLEKIIESEDYQVDQKAVLRARLLDIFINDWDRHDDQWRWASFEEGSKTIYKPIPRDRDQTFFVNQGILPGIASLPFILPKLQNFQPRTKNVVGLGFNARYFDRTFLNHMEWEDWQEANTELMNRMTPEAINEAMATFPEEVQPLVADSTAKILLERKKYMEEMAQELYLYLAKRINIPGTDRKDLFEIKRKNDNETEIRVYHIKKDDSKGKLIYQRTIKTNETHEVVCYGLDDEDRFEISGEVKKGPIIRIVGGQDKDVVVNNSKVGGIRTKTLVYDLLKSTEIEGSGTTNAKLTNNKIIHEYDRKYFKRDVGMPLASGGYNADDGVYIGYGRSWYKQRFRRDTKTSLLGEYSIENSSFNINAQYESLSTNNGLDAIFGVDASTENYTTNFFGFGNNSNYKNSGYDDDYYKVKQRRIVAQLAVQKRFGESVWARYDEDEEHKDHPINEHKLGLTAQWQLNDTKEEEYKFITNFDENGLSPENLAQIHYAVLGGYYGYQNLNKDFRPTRGFVVDASVNHYLNLKGEEPDFTKISGSAATLLSFTKYPRTVFAFRVGGEKIFGDYFFHDAAILDGKTNLRGYRKTRFYGDASAYFNSELRFKVIDFKNYLLTGELGVLLFDDVGRVWFDGEESSKWHNGYGGGIWLSPFKMAIVTATLNKSHEETLVQFNFSFLF
- a CDS encoding phosphoglycerate mutase family protein; the encoded protein is MKTLSQFIIVLVILLCVQHLAAQEVILIRHASVKLERHGWMGAKKASKMRAAYDTAPISQFDPDTVLSKIPKRITDTVYVSGLSRSIATGLKLFGDSATIVSLQELNEFEMHMVWLPLYLPFNAWTSISRTSWLMGLEKPGTESFQEARERVDDVCSFIERKAEQNKQVIMVTHGFINRNISKELEKRGWRVVQNNGKKNLGATVLRK
- a CDS encoding DUF6565 domain-containing protein, encoding MKYSKYLIVCCLVWLLACSTPTTKEDYLDRFERFVERVDNNHKKYGRKDWEWADEKFEKYNSEWYLEYRDDFTVEDQIKIKGLIIKYYALKNKESVGDMLHDLFKDDVNKIGDKIQQYIDEDFDEDLDKIIDGAAEIGDSALKVMEDAVRKLDESF
- a CDS encoding phosphoribosyltransferase, which codes for MVPLSFKEITERLKIIEFPQIDVVIGIGTGGVPAATMVAYHLDAELLVMTLNYRDDENNPRYNEPKVLEKANWDLEGKRILLVDDVSVSGKTMEAALEQLKGLHVKTCAMKGRADYVLFPEIKDCVKWPWKP